CGCTACTATTGTTTGCCACAGCTAGGGACAACTGATTGTCCTGTTTGGCCAATTTTGCTGCACCATCATTTTATACGCTAACCACATAAACCACAGCGCGAGAATAGAATGATGATGAAGCCCCTGCAAGATAGAAATACCCAGTATGCCCAACAAACACTGAAAAAGCCTTTTACCTGCATAGGCCGCGGATTACATACGGGTTTAAAGGTTATTATGACGGTGATGCCTGCGGAAGCAAATTCTGGCTACCGATTTGTCCGCCGTGATGTATCCGCCGGTCGTAACGAAGTCATCGCTGCCTGGCATACGGTAACAGAGACCAATTTATGTACCACGGTGTCAAACAACATGGGTGTGCGAGTAAGTACAATTGAACATCTCATTGCGGCGCTTTATGCTAACGGTGTTGATAATGCTCGCATTGTCCTCGATGGCCCAGAAGTACCGATTATGGATGGTAGTGCTAAGCCATTTTCAGAGTTGATCGAAAGCGTAGGGTTGGAAACGCTAGAGGAAGAGCGAAAAGCTATTGTGATAACCGACACCATTACGGTGCGAGACGGCAAGAAAGAAGCCTCACTAATACCCTCCCCCACCTCTTGGATAACCATGGAGATTGATTTTGAATCATCTGTTATTGGTCGGCAATCACTGTCTCTGGAGATGGGAACCGAGAATTTTAATCGAGAACTAGCAGACTCTCGTACCTTTGGTTTTGTTGATCAAATGAATACCTTACAAGCTCTGGGTTATGCCCGCGGAGGTTCATTACAAAATGCCGTATTAGTGGCCAAAAATGGTGTCATTAACAAAGACGGTCTACGACACGAGAATGAGTTCATCAGGCACAAAATGCTAGATGCCATTGGTGACCTTGCACTTTCTGGAGCTCCAATCATTGGTAGTTTTAGCGCAAAATACTCGGGACACAAGCTCAACAACGAATTATTACGCAAGCTGCTGCAGAGTCAAAATGCCTATCAATATGTACCCCTCCGTGAGGTAAGTGACAATTGGGTAGAAATGATGAACGTTAGCGCTGGGTAGTGGTAAACCTAATATTAAGATAAAACTTATGTATCAAATTGTTTTTAGTACGTCAATGTTCAGGCGGATAACCGTGGCAAACTGTTTACGAATTGTAACGAGTATTGCCGCGTTCTGTCCGCTTTTAAGCGCTGCGACGGAAACCAATTACGACGCGCCGGTGTACAATAATGTATCCACTTGTGCGCAGGGTTTGTCCCAACCGCCGTTTGCAACCGCGAGCCTAGAAAGTGAAATATTTACGGTTGTCAGTTGGAATATTGAAAAAGGAAAGAACCCTGGTTGGAAGGATAGCCTTCGACGCCTTGCGGAGACTGCCGAGTTTGTATTAATACAGGAGGCTACGTTTACAGAAACAATGAAGGAGCCGAAAAAATCACAATTTTATTGGAGTTTCACGCCCGGATACAAAACAAAAAAATACCGCAGTGGTGTATTGGCTTTAAGCCGCAACGAACCCAATCTTGTCTGTTCCCTGAGGGTAAAAGAGCCTTGGCTGTCAACGCCCAAATCGATCACGGTATTGCGTTACAATCGTGGAGAAAATAAGCCCGCATTAATGGTAGTCAATGTTCATAGTGTTAATTTTAGTGTAGGTGTAAAAGCTTATAAAGCACAGCTAGAACAGGTCAATAAGTTATTGGCCCTGCACAGCGGCCCCGTGATTGTGGCAGGCGATTTTAATACCTGGAGCAAAGCGCGAATGGCGGTGTTAGATTCGATTGGAGATAAAAATAGTATGCAAGCGGTTGAATTTCAGGATGATAATCGCACGAAAAAATTCGATCATGCTCTGGATCATATGTTTGTCCGCGGGCTGAGAGTGAAAGAAAGTACGACTGAGGTAGTTAAAACCTCTGACCACAACCCTATTTCGGCTAAGCTAGAATTCATACACTAATATTCGGAGCCGCACTAATAATCGGAGCTGCACTTATGTTGAACGTAAAGATCACCTTTTTATTGTTAGTAGGGCTATGTTTAGGCATGGCGACAGAAGCGATAGCCGAAGAAACCACCGATGCCCAGCGAGAAATAACCGCACTTATTGAGTTCGTTGAAAAAAGCCAATGCGTGTTCCACCGCAATGGGAAAATGTACACATCGGAACAGGCGGCTAGCCACCTGCGTTTAAAGTGGAGTAAAGGCGAACGCTACGCGAAATCGGCGGAGGCGTTTATCGACAACCTAGCGAGCAAAAGTTCGTGGACAGGAAAGCCCTACTCTATTGAGTGTAAACCGGAAGCAAAGCGTGACATCAATAGCTGGTTAAAAGCCGAATTAGTAAATTTGCGATAATGTATTTTTTCATTCACCCGGTATAGGTTTGTACCGAGTGAATGAGGTTGCCAGTATTGACTAAGGCTACAGGCGTTCAATAGGCCCTACTTTTCTTTCTTTTTATTTAGCGCTTCAAACTTATACTTCTGGCCGCCTAGGCTAGCTTCGTACATTAGACCACCTTTTGCGTAGGTAAATACCACCATACCATTCACGTATTGCGCATTTTGAGCGCCGGATTCACCTTTACTGGTAGCACCCGCCGCATTTCCTGTGGTGCCAGCCGTGGCGTTCGCGGATGCCTTAATGGCTACAGCGGTCGCCTGTGCTCCAAATTCATACTCGCCCTGAGTGAACTTATCGTAAGAGGCTTTGTTCTCGAACAGAACCAATTGACTGTAAGCTTGACCGCCAGCCTGTAAGCCAATAGTCAACTGGGTCATTTTAGTCGTTCCGGCTACGTTCCCACCTTGATAAACCTTGCCCTTGCCGTGGGCTCCACCTATACCCAGGCCACCTTTACCAATATTGGGAAAAACAGCATAGCCGTATGCTTTACCTAAAAATTTCTGTACAACAGGGTTCTTTTTAAATTCCGCCATAGTAGCGGAATATTTGGCGTCATCGGCATAGAGGTTTGTGAGGGGTGTAAGCAGTAGTGTACAGGCAATAATACGTAATAACGTGGTCATTGGATAATCTCCTTTTGAGCAATGAAGTGAGGTGGCAAAGTATAAGGTTAGCGAGCAAACGACTATTGCCATTTCACGCCAACCTAAAAAATGCATACAAAAATATTGAACTGGTAGCTATTGGTAGAAAAAGGCCAGCGTATATATGGCTGAAAGTTACGTAGTGGAGTAGCGCCCTCTGCGCTTTACATGAAGTGCTGGTGTTGCTTCGAAAGGACAATATGTGTGGGGGTAACTGGCCGTTTGTTGAAAAAGCGAAGGGTATAATTTTATATATACCTTCGCCCTAACACATGCCGTTATGAGGGTTAACGGGTACCGTACTTTTTCATAAATTCTTTACGTATTTCAACACGCTCTTGGTACTCTTTATCCCACTTACCTTTTGGGGCTTTTTCCCATACCTGCTGATATACACGCATTTTATTACCACCGTAAATCTTAGCAAGCTGCTCGTTGGTATACCCACGTTTCCAGAGTTCGTCGGTAACCGCAGCTAGAATTCTAGCTAGCGGTGCTGAGTCTGCTGCGCCCTTTTTGAACGCATCAATCATGTACCCGCCGTCGGCATACATGGTGGCATTTTTCGTGGCAAATTCGACAACCAGAGAAACGTCAAACATGTCGTCGGTGGCGATGCCTACATAATCTTCGCCCAATAATTTTACATAGTAGTCAATCATGTCGGCGGCTTGTTTTGGGCTTAGGTCGTCGGGCCATATGCCGTCTACCATCCATTCGGTAAAAGTTGGCGATACGTAGCCACCGCTCTTTTTAACGCGCAGCACCTCTTCATCTGTCACATTGCGATAGCAGCCTTTAGGCGTGGCATTTTTCTCGTTTTTGTACAAGCCAGCAGGCAGGGAGTGTGTGAATACATAGGGTACGCCGGAGTGGTTTTTATCCATGTGGTCCATGGCGTCCATCGCTGTTTTTTTACCGGTATGGCTAAGGTCGAGCAGAATACCGTATTTCACCATTTCGTCGATAACCGCACGACCCCATTCGGTGAGGCCGTCGTCTTGTCCGTTGTAGGCAGCAAGTGAACCCGAGCCGGTACGGAAGCGGTCATTGTAGGCGAGAATCATGCTGACAATGCCCATTTCTTTAACGGCAGCCATACGAGATAGGTCTTCCTCAAGAATAGTTGCGGTCTGAGAGTTCCAGATAACAGCCGTTTTACCGTGTACATGAGCGGCTTCAATATCGCGTGTGGATCGTACGAAAATGAAGTTTTCTGGTTCTTCTGCCATTGCTGCTTTATGGGCATGGTGCTGCTCAATAAGGTGGTCCCAATTCATGGAGGCGGCTGTTAGGGTTATTTCGTGCCCGGTTATGCCAGCCTCGCGAGCTTCTTGATAGTACTGGAGTAATTGTTCGTTTTTAGACCAGCCGGTACCGTAGGGGCTGGCCATCATGCCGATAACGATGGTGTCTTTTACAAACTGCTCAGCCTTCTTGGAGGCTGGCCATTTTTTGGCGTTAAGGCTAGCGTTACACACACTGCTGAAAAGCATCATTGATAACAATGCGAAGGCAATTTTCTTCATGAACAAATCCCTAGTAGGAGGAGGGTTATAGAAATAGGTGATCGAACCATTATTTTTTCCCGCAGAGAAAAGCGAGATATTGAAAAAAGGCGATAGAAAAAAGACATTAGGGCTAATATTATCAAACCTGATATTCATTAATTGGTTATTCAAGCTCATAATTATTAAAATGGAAGCTTTAGGCGACAATGTTTACATTACATTTGATAAAGAGTTCACATGCCCTCCCCTTTGTTAACCTGTTGACCAGAATGGGGGCGCCTATGGAGAGCGCTGCGAGAAAGTCCCAGTTGTCGTTGGAAACAGTATATACGGGCGGTGTTATCGGTGAGTACGCTTTGTGGCGCTTTATTGATTTGAGCGCAGAACAGAATCGAATGCCATTGTTTGGCTTCCAGTGTGCCCAGTCATATCCAATTTGCTCATTGGCGGATCTCGGTGGTGACCTATTTTATTGTGCTGCGGATCTGCGCCAACTGCTTGATTTTTTTATGAAAGAAGCACAAAAGGATTCAACAGGCGCGCTGTATAGTTTGAACAATGCCAGTAAATCGGTGTGGCTGATGCGTGAATCGATATTTGGTAATACGTATAGCAGTTGGCAGGTAGAACAATACATGTTGAGTATTTTTATACAGGTTATTCGCCTGTGTGCCGGGCGTAATTGGCTACCCTCGGTGGTTTACGCTAGTTCAAAAAATTCTCCGCAGGTACTCCCCAGTGAGTGGGCAGCCATCGATTTTCGTTGGGGGTGTAAGGCCACGGCGATTAAAATAGAGAAAGACCTATTACTTAAAGCGCCAATCGACGCCGAAAAAGCTCGAAATAATTCTTTTCTAAACGGTAATTCGCAAGGCAGAGCGCTGAATCTATACGAACTTATCTACTCTCGCCTGCAAGTAGGCAAAACAGACTTACAGGGGGTTGCCGATGGCTTGGGGAAAAGTACCGCCTCCTTAAAACGCCAATTAAAAGTAGGCAATACTACTTACAGTCAATTGCTTGAGCGTGCTCGTTACAATTACGCCAGCGAGCTCTTGGAAGGTGATAGTAGTATTGATGATATTGCTCAGCAGTTAGGCTATGAACACCACAGCAACTTCACCAGAGCATTTAAAAAAAGCGTTGGCTATACACCGCTGGCTTATAGAAAATCACTGTTGATGACTTAATGGCTGTAACCTTTTATGTAATTATTTTAGTGCTAGCGAGCCGAGGAGCACACAAAAAAATGGATATCCACGTGTAGGGGCCAAATGTGAATTTGAGTCTTAATTGAGCCGGTTCAATCGAAACGCCGAGGGCGAATAGAGCTAGTATGAGCGCCTTAGGTAACACTGTGCAGGCGTGTTTTCTAGCGGTAATCTTCTTACTATCACTAACGGCTAACGGCGGCCATGAAAAAGATCTTCTTTGCCTGCTCATAAGAGCTAAGCCACTCAGTGGCAAATTGGTCTTGCTCAGGCTTTCCTTATGCTTGACGCTCTTGGGTAGCTGAATAACGGTATGTGCTTAGGTACAGGTAAACGTCTGTTGTCGATACTTATTAGGCCCCATGCCAGCCATTTTTTTAAATGCTCGGGTAAAGTGAGAGGTGTCTGAATAGCCCATTTGGTAGGCGACTTCGGCAACACTTAAGTCTCTATCAGCCAGTTTTTTATGTGCAATTTCAAATTTGGCCTGGTTAAACATGTCACTCATTTTTAAACCATGCTCTTGCAATCGCCGCTGCAAGCTCCTAACGGGTAGACCCACCGCCTTAGCGATAAGGTCTATTGTACAGTTTGCGTCTTGGCTATTAGAGCTCAAGTAGGTGAGTATCACGCTGCGCATTGACTCTACAAAACCAGCATTTACGTTGTTGTGATTTTCGGCAATTTTAGAATCCGCTATATCTAAATGCACAGGTAAGTCTAATAGTGTGTTGGCAACAGCAATACGAGAATGCACTTGAAGAAAAGCGATATGACTATTTTTTAGCAGGCGGCAAGCGTAGGCCGCTTGGGTATCTTGCATATGCAGTTGGATTAACGACGGGTACCAACGGGGGCCCGCGGCTAATTGAACTAGCTGAATCATGCTAGTGATACGGTACAACTCCATTTGAGCGTCGTGCTCATTAATAGATCGATTACAGATGAACCAATGAAATTCGTCGGTTTTTACAAAATCAAAAGACACGCCCGAGCTTTGATCAGGCGCGATAGCGCAAAATGTGCTCAGTAATTCATTCAATGTTTTACTGCCGCTAATGAGTGGCGCCAAGGAGGCTACCCTGTGCCATGGCGTGTATTGTGCCACCTGTGCTGCAAAATCGGGAATGCTTTCTTCCATGGCAACAATATTTGCTAGGTGCCTGAAAGGTAGCAGGGGAATTAAACTTTCCGGGTCATCCAGTTCCTGCGTCGGTAAACCAACACGCTCAAAGTAAATTGTGGGGTCGATTCCATTTTTGAGCATGGCAGTGCTGAATTGCTCTTTGAACGCTGCTTTTACTAGCGGAATAGGCTTGCTGATCATATGGATAAGGTGCCCGTAATGAGCGAATAATTTAGGGGTAAAAGTTGTTATGAGCTGTTTATTCTAAACCGTTATATCTTCGCAACAATGTTGATGTTCATCAATGAATTGCCATTTTACGACAATAACGGGATATTTTACAGGCTGTCGTAAAATGGCAAGAAAGGTTCTCGTTCGTGTGGCTATAGTGGCGACCAAAATGCCAAAAATAACAGTCATTCATGCCTCTACCCAACCAAGCCGCCCTAAAAATAAACCTTTCTTTGTCGATGGTGAGAGGGGCTGTGGTGTCGCTTATGGCAAAAGGCCGCTATGCGCTTGCCGATGTCGCTAAAAACCTCAATATAGGTGAGCGTAGCCTGCAGCGTATTATTGAAAACGAAGGAACAAACTATAGAGATTTACTGAGCTCTATTCGCAGGGAGCATGCCTGCACAATGCTGCGAACCAACAGTATAAAAATTGAAGAAATTGCCTGTGCACTGGGATATACCGACGCGGGCAGTTTTAGTCGCGCTTTTCATCGTTGGGAAAATTGTAGCCCTTTAGATTGGCGCATTAAAAGTAGGCTTTACACCTGTTGAAATCATGAAAATGGGCACTTCGAATGCGGCTGAAGTACTTGGCTGGTCTGGCGGTATGAACCCCTATAAAGAAGGTACTTTAGGTACTATTCAAGCGGGCGGCTACGCCGATATGATTCTTGTGGATGGTAACCCCTTAGAAGATATTACCGTTCTGAATGACTATGCAGATAAATTTAAGGTCATTGTTAAAGACGGCAAGATTTGGAAAAACACATTATAAAAATGTGTTAGAGCCGACAGGGGGCTACGATAGTAGCCCCTTTTTGCTGATGGACGATGTTTTGTATCGCCTCATAGTCATGGGTCTCCTATTCTTTCTTTAACGTTTAATAAAACAATGCAGTATCCCTCAAGCATAAAAAATGTAATAAATACAATTCCGATATGGAAACGATGAAAATGACCACCCCAACTACCCAGTTAATCTGCTTTACCCTTTTGGCAATGGTGCTTTCTGCAAACTTGAGCGCCGAGGAAGAAAACCGTGCGGGCTTTGGTAGCCCCGACACCGTTGACAATCAAATTGCTAAAGATGGTGAAAATCGAGACCAATCTGTAAAAGACGGCCTTGCAGAGAAAGGCGTTAACATTGCGGTTGATTATTCTTTTGTTGGTCTTGGCGCTAACGCTACGTTAGCGGGGGAAAATGATACTTCCGGTGGTGGAATGCTGCGCTTTTACGGTAGCTGGGATGCGGTAAATCGGGGTGAAAGCAATGTTGGTGGCTTAGTGTGGAAAGTGGAGCACCGGCATGCCTATACCGATACCGCGCCAAAGTATTTTGAGTTTGGTGCGGGTGGTTTGGGTTTGATTACGCCACCTTTCAGTGACGAGGGTACGCGGCTAACTAACCTCTACTGGCGCCAGCGATTTAATGGAGGTAATTCCATTGTTACGGCGGGCTTATTGGATGCAACCGATCATTTTGATGTGTATGCGCTGGCTAGCCCTTGGACTGGCTTTATGAATTTCGCTTTTAGCACAGGCGCTACCACTGTTGCCTTACCCGGCGATGCTGCATTTGGTGTTGCCGCCGGTACCATGTTAAGTGACAAGGTATTTCTAATTGGTGGTATTACCGATATGGAGTCTGACGCAACTAAGCCTTTTGAAAGCGTCAATTCCTTTTTTGATGAGGGCCACCATTTCAAATCTGTTGAACTGGGTTGGACTAAAAATAAAGACAGTATTTATACCGATAACCTACATGTCAGTTTGTGGCAGGCTGATGAAAGTGAAATGCAAGGGTCAACAAAAGGTCATGGTGCGGTCGTGTCGTTTTCCAGAATGGTTGGCCGTTGGTTACCTTTTGTACGCGCAGGTGTAAGTGAAGACGCAGGTGCCCTTTCGGAAAAATCCCTTAGCACAGGGTTCGGTTATTACGGCTTGGGAGGCGAGTCTAATAATTTAGGTGCGGCCATTAATTGGGCCGATACCGGAGAAGATGATCAAATTACAGCTGAAGTGTTCTATCTGATGAAGCCTTTACCTTGGCTGGAAATTACACCCGATATCCAAATTATACAAAACCCTGCTTTGAACCCCGACGAAAATCAATTAGTTATTATTGGCCTACGTGGTCGTCTTATTTGGTAGTCGTCTTATTTGGTAGCGGTTAACGATGTATTAAAGCCGGACACTATTGTATTAATACAATGGGTGGAGGCTAGCCTGCGAGAACTATGGTGACTAAAAAGTACGTTGCATAAATAGAATGGGCAGTAAAATAGTAAAAGTCGGAAAACATATACAGCAGCAAAATAATATAAAAATAGTTGAGTTGACCTAGGAATGAATAACATGAGTTTCAATGTAAAGATTAGCACAAAAGCGCGGAATATAGCGCTGAATGTTATACGTATTTCAGTACTGCTATTGATAGCGAAAGGTGTATTCGCTGCAGAACAATCTGCAGAAGAAATTGCTGCAAACCTGGCAAACCCGAATACGCCAATGGCAACCCTTACCTTTAAAACGCAATACCGCTCCTATGCCGGTGATTTGTCTGGAGCAAGTGATCAGAACAGCTCAACGATTTTATTTCAACCTAGCTTGCCGTTCACGCTTGATAGCGGCAGCATGATTCTTTTTCGCCCGGCCATTCCATTCCAGATCGGACAGCCAAGCTACGAAGGAGGAGACAGTTGGAGTGCTGAAGACGGTATGGGCGACCTGAGTTTTGACCTGGCCTACGCGCGTACCACAGAAAATGGCATTTTGTGGGCTGGCGGTGTGATTTCTACCTTACCGACGGCAACGGCGGACAGTTTGGGTAAGGATTTGGTCACGTTAGGGCCAGAATTTCTTATCGGTAAAATAACTAAAAAATATGTCATTGGCGCCTTTCCCAATCACCAATGGGATGTGGGTGGGTCCGGTGATGGCAGCGTTAATCTTACATCTATGCAGCTGTTTTATACCTATCTACCGGGCGGGGGTTGGAATTTGGGTTCCTCGCCAACGATGAGTTACGATCACGAAACCAAGCAGGCTACAATTCCGCTTAACTTCACTTTCGGTAAAACTGTTATCTGGGGTAAGCGCCCGTGGAAATTGAGTGCTGAGATGAATTACTACGTTCAAAAGGCCGATGCCTTTGCTTCGGATTGGTATGTGGGTATAAACGTTGCGCCTGTTGTAGAGAACGTATTTGCAAACTGGTTTAAGTAAAAAATACTTTTGCGATACGTCGCATTACACACGTTCTGTGTCGAAGTACAAAGCGCGCACGTCGGGCTTAGCGTTTTATTCTGTATCAGAGTGTCAAACCACGCCATTAAAACCTTGTATGATGGTCATATAACGCACATAAGAGATCACTATGAACTTTATCAAAAGTACGGTACTGGGCGGCATTTTGTTTTTGGTCCCCCTTATTGTTCTCGTCGCCGTATTGGGAAAAGCTTACGAGGTAATGTTGCGGGTAGCGGGCCCTGTGTTGGATATGATTCCCGCCGTCAGCGTTCTGGGGGTGGCACTTATTAACATCGTTACTATTTTGCTGATAATTTTAGTGTGCTTTGTAGCCGGGCTGGTGGCAAAGGGCCGCCTGTTCAAAGGCTTTGTTGATCGTATTGACGATAAACTAACAATACTGTTGCCGGGTTATGCCTACTTAAAAAGCTTTACGGCAGCGGTTGATAAAGATTCTAAGAACCCCCTGCAACCCGTGCTGGTTAGACAAGACGATATGAGCCTATTTGGTTTCTATGTGGAGCCGGCCAACACTGGCCACAGCGTGGTGTATATGCCAAGTGCACCGGATACAACTTCCGGTTCTGTGGCCATAGTGGAAGATTCACGTATTACACCTTTGGATGCTAACTTCATCGATACCATTAGCAGCCTTCGGCGTTTTGGCTTGGGCAGTGGGAAAATACCTATACGAGTGGATTAGTAGAATTTAGTGGCCTGAACAATAAGGTGAGCTGCAACACTAGCGAAAACCGAGATATGAACAGGGGTGGGTTGGACTGGAGAGAATAGCCTAGGTGCTAAAAGAGTATCGGTTTCTGGTTCTTTATTACCCTATAATGCCATGCTGAGGGCGCCCGTACTGTTGCCCACCAACATGATTAGCAATAAGTGAATGGTAAATCTATGATCAAAGGCTTTGCGACCCTGAAGAAATACGCCACCCTATTTATGGTGCTGTTGGCGGCTGGCTGTGCCACCGTAGACCACGAATATCCACGCAACGAAAGCTATGCTCCACCAGCCTCTGAAACCAGGGACACCGCCTTTGGCCAATACGTTAAAGCGGAGATGCCGAAACATGCTGAAGGCGAATCCGGTTTTGTGTTGTTGGCCGATGGCGTTGAAGCCTTTGCTGCCCGTCTAGCAATGGCCGAAAACGCCGAAAAAACCCTTGATGTGCAGTACTATCTGATTAGCGAAGATCTTATTGGTCATGCCTTTATTGGCTCTTTGTTAAAAACAGCCGATCGAGGCGTAAGAGTGCGTTTATTGGTTGACGATATTCTTACTAAGGGCTTTGACCATGGAATGGCCGCGCTGGATTCCCACCCTAATTTGGAAGTTCGAATCTTCAATCCTTTTGCCAGCCGAACCCTTCGTCCAATGGATATGTTTCAGTTCACACGCCTAAACCGCCGAATGCATAATAAATCGTTCACGGTGGACAACCAAATTACGTTGATTGGTGGAAGAAATATTGCCGACGAGTATTTTGGCGCGCGAACCGATTTAAATTTCGGTGACCTAGATGTTGTAGGGTTTGGCCCGGTGGTGCAGGAAGTGTCTTCAATGTTCGACGAGTACTGGAATTCTTGGGCTGCTTTACCCGTTCCGGCGTTTGCCGATATGCCTAAAGACCTGGAACTCGAATTAGCGAGTTTGCGCCAACGTATTAACAAAAAACTGTCTACCGTGAGTGATGGTATTTATGCCGAGGCGATAAAGCAAGATTACGATCGCCTTTTGGGTGAGGAGTCTGGTCGTGCCGTATGGACAACCTATGATCTCGCCTACGATTCGCCCGACAAGGCCGATAGCAAAAAAGCTAAAACAGCAACGAATATCACCACCAAGCTAAACGAGACCATTCGTGGTGGCAGTAAGGAATTTATTCTTATATCCCCTTATTTTGTACCTCTAAAAAGTGGGGAGCAATTCTTTCAAGAATTAGTGGATAAGGGTATGGAGGTTTCTGTCATTACCAATTCACTTGCGGCCAATAACCACGGTTCTGTTCATTCCGGTTACGCCCCTTCAAGAAAGCGCCTGTTGAAGATGGGCGTAAAGCTCTATGAGGTTAAATCGGAAGGCATTAATCAGGAATTTGAACGTGTTGGTAACGATCAATCTAGGGCAACACTTCATACAAAAGCGTTTATGGTTGATCGAGAAAAAATATTTATTGGTTCGTTTAACTGGGATCCTAGGTCAATCAATATCAATACTGAATTGGGCGTGATTATTGATTCTCCGGAAATTGGTGAGTCTGCCACCATAAATATGTCAGAAAAACTCGCTGAAAAAACCTACGAAGTGGTACTTAACGATAAAGGTAAGCTCCGCTGGATAGACCGAAGTGGGCCAGAAGAAGTTGTTTACACTAAAGAGCCCAATACCACATGGTGGAAGCGGTTTAGCGTTGGCTTTATGAGTATTTTACCGATTAAAAGCCAGTTATAAAATTAGATTACCCCAGCCCGCCGACTAGATTTGCTTTAATGGCTTAATCAACCCGGTGGGCCTTCTCGCTTTTTCCCCGTCAAAACCTATCCTCTAACGAACCTGCTTAGGCAAACTTTCACTGAGCCCCGGGTGGGTCAACCTGATACGTGTCAAACTACGTGTATAGACAGTTGCTGATTACGCAGGTAGCCTTACCCGATTGCGTTTAACAACAACGGATTTCGGATAGTTATGAAGCTTATTGCCACCCTCTTTCTAAGCCCTATGATGCTCTTAGCCAGTACGCTATGTGCTGCAGAACAGCATATGTTTGGGAAATACGTATTTGAAACCGATAGTAAAATTCCAGCTTGGGTAAACCTGGCTAAGGATCAAAAAAGTAAGGGTAAGCCAGAAGGCCAAAATACCGAATACGCATTGTTAGATACTCAGGTACGTGCATTTCCTGAAAACCATCAATTCTATAAGGCGTATAGCTCATACCTGCATAACAGCCAGGCGGTGAGCGAAAGTTCAGAAATTCAAATTACGTTTAACCCTGAATACCAGGAATTAGTTATTCACACCATAGACCTCGTTCGAGGAAAAGAAAAATTCAATGTACTGCGACCGGAAATTGTTCGACTGTTACAGCAGGAAGAAGACCTTCGAAATGGAATATTAAACGGTGCGGTCACAGCATTGGTGATGGTTCCCAATACGCGCCCTGGCGATCGCTTAGATTACAGCTACACGATTAAGGGGCGTAACCCGGTTTACGGGGAAAAAATATTTGGTGTAAATCGTTTGGGTTGGGCAGTGGATGTTGGCTTTACCCGGGTTCGCGTACTGGTACCGAAACAGACCAAATTACAAACAAACGTTCACGGAGTAAAAACGAAGTACAAAAAGAGGAAGAAAAACGACTACATTGAGCATGAGTGGCTTGTTAAAAAGGTTGA
The Teredinibacter franksiae DNA segment above includes these coding regions:
- a CDS encoding helix-turn-helix domain-containing protein gives rise to the protein MESAARKSQLSLETVYTGGVIGEYALWRFIDLSAEQNRMPLFGFQCAQSYPICSLADLGGDLFYCAADLRQLLDFFMKEAQKDSTGALYSLNNASKSVWLMRESIFGNTYSSWQVEQYMLSIFIQVIRLCAGRNWLPSVVYASSKNSPQVLPSEWAAIDFRWGCKATAIKIEKDLLLKAPIDAEKARNNSFLNGNSQGRALNLYELIYSRLQVGKTDLQGVADGLGKSTASLKRQLKVGNTTYSQLLERARYNYASELLEGDSSIDDIAQQLGYEHHSNFTRAFKKSVGYTPLAYRKSLLMT
- a CDS encoding YSC84-related protein, with amino-acid sequence MTTLLRIIACTLLLTPLTNLYADDAKYSATMAEFKKNPVVQKFLGKAYGYAVFPNIGKGGLGIGGAHGKGKVYQGGNVAGTTKMTQLTIGLQAGGQAYSQLVLFENKASYDKFTQGEYEFGAQATAVAIKASANATAGTTGNAAGATSKGESGAQNAQYVNGMVVFTYAKGGLMYEASLGGQKYKFEALNKKKEK
- a CDS encoding endonuclease/exonuclease/phosphatase family protein; translated protein: MFRRITVANCLRIVTSIAAFCPLLSAATETNYDAPVYNNVSTCAQGLSQPPFATASLESEIFTVVSWNIEKGKNPGWKDSLRRLAETAEFVLIQEATFTETMKEPKKSQFYWSFTPGYKTKKYRSGVLALSRNEPNLVCSLRVKEPWLSTPKSITVLRYNRGENKPALMVVNVHSVNFSVGVKAYKAQLEQVNKLLALHSGPVIVAGDFNTWSKARMAVLDSIGDKNSMQAVEFQDDNRTKKFDHALDHMFVRGLRVKESTTEVVKTSDHNPISAKLEFIH
- a CDS encoding DUF5329 family protein, whose amino-acid sequence is MLNVKITFLLLVGLCLGMATEAIAEETTDAQREITALIEFVEKSQCVFHRNGKMYTSEQAASHLRLKWSKGERYAKSAEAFIDNLASKSSWTGKPYSIECKPEAKRDINSWLKAELVNLR
- a CDS encoding dipeptidase, whose product is MKKIAFALLSMMLFSSVCNASLNAKKWPASKKAEQFVKDTIVIGMMASPYGTGWSKNEQLLQYYQEAREAGITGHEITLTAASMNWDHLIEQHHAHKAAMAEEPENFIFVRSTRDIEAAHVHGKTAVIWNSQTATILEEDLSRMAAVKEMGIVSMILAYNDRFRTGSGSLAAYNGQDDGLTEWGRAVIDEMVKYGILLDLSHTGKKTAMDAMDHMDKNHSGVPYVFTHSLPAGLYKNEKNATPKGCYRNVTDEEVLRVKKSGGYVSPTFTEWMVDGIWPDDLSPKQAADMIDYYVKLLGEDYVGIATDDMFDVSLVVEFATKNATMYADGGYMIDAFKKGAADSAPLARILAAVTDELWKRGYTNEQLAKIYGGNKMRVYQQVWEKAPKGKWDKEYQERVEIRKEFMKKYGTR
- the lpxC gene encoding UDP-3-O-acyl-N-acetylglucosamine deacetylase — protein: MMMKPLQDRNTQYAQQTLKKPFTCIGRGLHTGLKVIMTVMPAEANSGYRFVRRDVSAGRNEVIAAWHTVTETNLCTTVSNNMGVRVSTIEHLIAALYANGVDNARIVLDGPEVPIMDGSAKPFSELIESVGLETLEEERKAIVITDTITVRDGKKEASLIPSPTSWITMEIDFESSVIGRQSLSLEMGTENFNRELADSRTFGFVDQMNTLQALGYARGGSLQNAVLVAKNGVINKDGLRHENEFIRHKMLDAIGDLALSGAPIIGSFSAKYSGHKLNNELLRKLLQSQNAYQYVPLREVSDNWVEMMNVSAG